One window from the genome of Haladaptatus paucihalophilus DX253 encodes:
- a CDS encoding ABC transporter ATP-binding protein, translating to MPDSRPRTQPKSTAAVTLTDVRKTYHRGEPVHALDGIDLSIETGSYTAVMGPSGSGKSTLMNVVGCLDTPTEGTITVNGTEVTTLSDAERTRLRGDEIGFVFQTFNLMPKLTAAENVALPMLFQGAGTKRRTERASDLLERVGLGERRDHRPNELSGGQRQRVAIARALANDPAIILADEPTGNLDSETERRILALFEELNDEGNTIFLVTHERTVAEHADRIVHLLDGEVERIEPVESPRRVEARP from the coding sequence ATGCCTGATTCACGCCCACGAACCCAACCGAAATCGACCGCCGCGGTGACCCTGACCGACGTCCGCAAGACCTACCATCGCGGCGAACCCGTCCACGCCCTCGACGGCATCGACCTGTCCATCGAAACCGGGTCGTACACCGCCGTCATGGGGCCGAGCGGGTCGGGAAAGAGCACCCTGATGAACGTCGTCGGTTGTCTCGACACGCCGACCGAGGGGACGATAACCGTGAACGGAACCGAAGTCACGACGCTTTCCGACGCCGAGCGGACGAGGCTTCGGGGTGACGAAATCGGCTTCGTCTTCCAGACGTTCAACCTGATGCCGAAACTCACCGCCGCGGAGAACGTCGCTCTGCCGATGCTGTTCCAGGGAGCCGGAACGAAGCGACGGACCGAGCGGGCGAGCGACCTCCTCGAACGGGTCGGCTTGGGCGAGCGACGCGACCACCGGCCGAACGAACTCTCGGGCGGGCAACGCCAGCGCGTGGCCATCGCCCGCGCGCTGGCGAACGACCCCGCCATCATCCTCGCCGACGAACCGACCGGCAACCTCGACAGCGAGACGGAACGCCGGATTTTGGCCCTGTTCGAGGAACTCAACGACGAGGGCAACACCATCTTCCTCGTCACCCACGAGCGCACGGTCGCGGAACACGCGGACCGAATCGTCCACCTGCTGGACGGCGAAGTGGAGCGCATCGAACCCGTCGAGTCGCCGCGACGCGTGGAGGCGAGGCCATGA
- a CDS encoding alpha/beta hydrolase yields MTKTRARELSRLRYAKNDADFESEGTRCAGWLYTPEGVADPPVVMMAHGLGGERTFGLPKIAKEFVARGFAVFLFDYRNFGDSDGEPRNLVSASRHVEDWEAAIDHVRGLDAIDRRKIALWGTSYSGGHVIEAAADDHRIAAVIAQVPFVDGRTVARASGAKKVLKGTFAGVRDLVRKYTFRGPHTVPVAGYPDEFAVLNAPGAMEGMETIVPDPPVWENEVPARVFLEIPFYRPISVVEDVPCPLLLIGGRDDDIVPVSSIRSAAERADATYIELPIGHFDVYDDAFDAVVGYEAAFLDREVRE; encoded by the coding sequence ATGACGAAGACACGGGCACGCGAGCTATCGCGGTTGCGGTACGCGAAGAACGACGCCGATTTCGAGAGCGAGGGAACGCGCTGTGCGGGATGGCTGTACACCCCGGAAGGCGTCGCGGACCCGCCCGTGGTGATGATGGCTCACGGATTGGGGGGCGAACGAACCTTCGGATTGCCGAAAATCGCGAAGGAGTTCGTCGCCCGCGGGTTCGCCGTTTTCCTCTTCGACTACCGGAATTTCGGCGACAGCGACGGCGAACCGCGCAATCTCGTGAGCGCGAGTCGGCACGTCGAAGACTGGGAGGCCGCCATCGACCACGTTCGCGGGTTGGACGCCATCGACCGCCGGAAAATAGCGCTCTGGGGAACGTCCTACAGCGGCGGGCACGTCATCGAAGCGGCGGCGGACGACCATCGAATCGCCGCCGTGATCGCCCAAGTCCCGTTCGTCGACGGACGGACGGTTGCCCGCGCGTCCGGCGCGAAGAAGGTGTTGAAGGGGACGTTCGCGGGCGTCCGCGACCTCGTACGAAAGTACACGTTCCGCGGTCCACACACGGTTCCCGTCGCCGGGTATCCCGACGAGTTCGCGGTGCTCAACGCGCCGGGAGCGATGGAAGGGATGGAAACCATCGTGCCCGACCCGCCGGTCTGGGAGAACGAAGTTCCGGCCCGCGTCTTCCTCGAAATTCCGTTCTACCGCCCGATTTCGGTCGTGGAGGACGTTCCGTGTCCGTTGCTCCTGATCGGCGGCCGGGACGACGACATCGTTCCGGTCTCGTCGATTCGGTCCGCGGCGGAACGGGCCGACGCGACGTACATCGAACTCCCAATCGGCCACTTCGACGTGTACGACGACGCGTTCGACGCGGTGGTCGGATACGAAGCGGCGTTCCTCGACCGAGAAGTGCGGGAGTGA
- a CDS encoding DUF7344 domain-containing protein codes for MVKPSETPPVSLSLDEIFEVLVAPRRRAVLYELHGRSEPMTLTDLAASVDAVETVVTNETNEAEVTNETNEAEVTNETNEAEVTAANRRTVAIALDHIHLPKLQQAGLVTYDRAEKTVELGQIPRQFERYLRFAAEDDHRTRAIDATV; via the coding sequence ATGGTGAAACCATCCGAGACACCGCCTGTCTCCCTCTCGCTCGACGAAATCTTCGAAGTACTGGTCGCTCCGCGTCGGAGAGCGGTGTTGTACGAACTCCACGGACGGTCGGAACCGATGACGCTGACCGACCTCGCCGCATCCGTCGATGCGGTTGAAACGGTGGTGACGAACGAGACGAACGAAGCGGAGGTGACGAACGAGACGAACGAAGCGGAGGTGACGAACGAGACGAACGAAGCGGAGGTGACGGCGGCGAACCGGAGGACGGTTGCCATCGCGTTGGACCACATCCACCTCCCCAAGCTCCAGCAGGCCGGACTCGTCACCTACGACCGAGCGGAGAAAACCGTCGAGTTGGGGCAGATTCCGCGGCAGTTCGAGCGGTACCTCCGATTCGCGGCCGAGGACGACCACCGCACGCGGGCCATCGACGCGACCGTTTAA
- a CDS encoding metal-dependent hydrolase, with protein MYQPGHCGVALALYAPICCVLVAAGSPTFALLGGGVTVALTMIPDLDTRTNRLRHRGATHTVAFAGAVGVLSALVGGIFGGTTVAEFGLLVGTLSIVSHLLADVITPMGVRPFWPLSERTFTLDIVPASDFRANVLLFVLGVSAAGGAWTLGHLLR; from the coding sequence ATGTATCAGCCGGGTCACTGCGGCGTGGCGCTCGCGCTCTATGCACCCATCTGTTGCGTCCTCGTCGCGGCCGGGTCTCCGACGTTCGCGCTTCTCGGCGGCGGTGTCACCGTCGCGTTGACCATGATTCCCGACCTCGACACGCGGACGAACCGACTCCGCCATCGGGGAGCGACACACACCGTCGCCTTCGCCGGTGCCGTCGGCGTCCTCTCCGCCCTCGTCGGCGGGATTTTCGGGGGGACGACGGTCGCCGAGTTCGGCCTGCTGGTCGGTACGCTCTCTATCGTCTCCCACCTCCTCGCCGACGTCATCACGCCGATGGGGGTCCGTCCGTTCTGGCCCCTCTCGGAGCGGACGTTCACCCTCGATATCGTCCCCGCGAGCGACTTTCGTGCGAACGTCCTGCTGTTCGTCCTCGGCGTCTCGGCCGCGGGTGGCGCGTGGACGCTCGGCCACCTGCTCCGTTAA
- a CDS encoding SDR family NAD(P)-dependent oxidoreductase, with protein sequence MDGLTAVITGGTRGIGRRVAESFADEGATVALCGRDAGEVDATVETIEDAGGNAVGVRADVRDEFDVERLVETAAREGEDGIDVVVANAGVYHGTPGETPLTTESYAAFDDTLRTNCRGVYTAIRESLPHLAEDGRILVSTGSIGHETHAGYGSYAVSKAAAEGLVRGFSTELDGTVVGIDPGVVGTEMMGEQGRDPEDVAGLFVWAATDAEDVNGEIVGLKRWRQATRE encoded by the coding sequence ATGGACGGATTGACGGCGGTCATCACCGGCGGGACGCGAGGAATCGGGCGACGGGTCGCGGAGTCGTTCGCGGACGAGGGCGCGACCGTCGCCCTCTGCGGACGCGATGCTGGAGAAGTCGATGCGACCGTCGAGACCATCGAAGACGCGGGAGGTAACGCGGTCGGCGTGCGCGCCGACGTGCGCGACGAGTTCGACGTGGAGCGGTTGGTGGAAACCGCCGCCAGAGAGGGCGAGGACGGCATCGACGTGGTGGTGGCGAACGCCGGGGTCTACCACGGGACGCCGGGGGAAACGCCCCTGACGACCGAATCCTACGCCGCCTTCGACGACACCCTCCGAACGAACTGCCGGGGGGTGTACACGGCGATTCGGGAATCGCTTCCGCACCTCGCCGAGGACGGTCGAATCCTCGTTTCGACTGGTTCTATCGGCCACGAAACGCACGCCGGATACGGCTCCTACGCCGTCTCGAAAGCCGCCGCGGAAGGACTGGTTCGCGGGTTTTCGACCGAACTCGACGGGACGGTGGTCGGCATCGACCCCGGCGTCGTCGGAACGGAGATGATGGGCGAGCAGGGACGCGACCCGGAGGACGTGGCCGGTCTGTTCGTCTGGGCCGCCACGGACGCCGAGGACGTGAACGGCGAAATCGTCGGGCTGAAGCGGTGGCGGCAGGCGACGCGGGAGTGA
- a CDS encoding YqjF family protein, which translates to MTVRVLRFTWRDCLFAHWSVDTAALETAIPDSLALDTFDGRAWVSVLASTVENARPPGTPHLLGATFPQVNVRTYVRLGDAVGVYFLSLDTGSRLAARVARRLYRLPYYDADITVETDGIHRIHAHRRRPETLPVEFEATYRPKNGATVPETGSLSYFLSERYRLFVPQAGMTARVEHDPWPLHSVEADVWVDSLFDAVGLPLPDAEPRVRYCPAMVFHVHAPKRLD; encoded by the coding sequence GTGACCGTGCGCGTACTCCGATTCACGTGGCGCGATTGTCTGTTCGCCCACTGGTCGGTCGATACCGCCGCGCTCGAAACCGCGATTCCCGATTCGCTGGCGCTCGATACGTTCGACGGGCGGGCGTGGGTCAGCGTCCTCGCTTCGACCGTCGAAAACGCCCGCCCGCCGGGAACGCCGCACCTCCTCGGTGCGACGTTCCCACAGGTCAACGTCCGAACCTACGTCCGCCTCGGCGATGCCGTCGGCGTCTACTTTCTCAGCCTCGACACCGGCAGTCGGCTCGCGGCGCGTGTCGCGCGGCGGCTCTATCGTCTGCCGTACTACGATGCCGACATAACCGTCGAAACGGACGGAATACACCGGATTCACGCCCACCGACGCCGTCCCGAAACGCTTCCCGTCGAGTTCGAGGCGACGTACCGTCCGAAAAACGGCGCGACCGTTCCCGAGACCGGCTCGCTCTCTTACTTCCTCTCGGAGCGCTATCGACTGTTCGTCCCGCAAGCCGGAATGACCGCCCGCGTCGAGCACGACCCGTGGCCGCTTCACTCCGTCGAGGCCGACGTGTGGGTCGACTCGCTGTTCGATGCCGTCGGACTGCCTCTCCCCGACGCGGAACCTCGGGTCCGGTACTGCCCGGCGATGGTGTTCCACGTCCACGCGCCGAAACGACTCGACTGA
- a CDS encoding ZIP family metal transporter: MPRLSRLGLAGFVALVVLTGVGVTAGLSKVLVIAWVAFAAMAAGAVLGGRSNDSMHAKKLVWAFGLASGAMITSAAVFLVPSAISHHPEYGGFGIAAGILVGFSAHTIGHRATHLETALDHTSVELTAHSFAAGAIIGLVYGNMPELGLLLGLAIVSHKGPAGYVAAHRLREGGSTPSVLLLPAAGIGITAIISALLQLPSSAAVNGLVFGFAAGVFLHVAMDFLPRCELGGEVYEVAQLSDNAHHLLDELRTHAVASTALGGLVVFALWAVISRPM, translated from the coding sequence ATGCCACGACTGTCACGGCTCGGCCTCGCCGGGTTCGTCGCCCTCGTCGTCCTCACCGGGGTGGGGGTGACGGCGGGGCTGTCCAAAGTCCTCGTCATCGCGTGGGTCGCGTTCGCGGCCATGGCCGCGGGTGCCGTGCTCGGGGGTCGGTCGAACGACTCCATGCACGCGAAAAAGCTCGTCTGGGCCTTCGGGTTGGCGAGCGGCGCGATGATAACCAGCGCCGCCGTCTTCCTCGTCCCGAGCGCGATATCCCACCACCCGGAGTACGGCGGCTTCGGTATCGCCGCCGGAATTCTGGTCGGCTTCAGCGCCCACACCATCGGTCACCGGGCGACCCACCTCGAAACGGCGCTCGACCACACGTCGGTCGAACTGACCGCCCACTCGTTCGCCGCGGGTGCCATCATCGGTCTCGTCTACGGCAACATGCCGGAACTCGGGTTGCTCCTCGGCCTCGCCATCGTCTCGCACAAGGGACCCGCGGGGTACGTCGCGGCCCACCGACTCCGAGAGGGCGGCAGTACACCGTCCGTCCTGCTCCTCCCCGCCGCGGGCATCGGCATCACGGCTATCATTTCCGCGCTGCTCCAGTTGCCCTCCAGCGCCGCGGTCAACGGCCTCGTCTTCGGGTTCGCCGCGGGCGTCTTCCTCCACGTCGCCATGGACTTCCTCCCGCGCTGTGAACTCGGCGGCGAGGTGTACGAGGTGGCACAGTTGAGCGACAACGCCCACCACCTCCTCGACGAACTCCGCACGCACGCCGTCGCGAGCACCGCCCTCGGCGGGCTGGTTGTGTTCGCGCTCTGGGCGGTCATCAGCCGCCCGATGTGA
- a CDS encoding choice-of-anchor W domain-containing protein: MTRTGTATYDVSDSTGGSTDEDDLDLKLQGGDADRIPAAGDFVLASGGSYTHQTQLTNDGSIGGESISLGVSTVTTGEGTTEPDESNTSPADGGELDDELQFRASLERDGTLLGYFFGSSTSLASYSTVATQPDQTIQLSPPLGSAPVDFVFELEYPTGSTAAYGDRLAFDLDLTLNSRVSPAGWSDVDTTRVSLQAGAGQTSDPTITTLTQQEYNSIRMQQSFIAQGRIGGHGSGVKEHRLGPTINNPKNRANKDWQNNETRPFTLTYDPRSQIVTYSNQGTNDLTYSPLDTGPYTDLLIYARAQSAATTRLSNMRLNGDSVGQDIQVTNGGSAIRVSNVSLEEGFTLEGDAIIQWSRKKPSQNKQYYRLRVGRVTSRSRSTGSNSTENSPQSLVFGTRNGPYIVR; the protein is encoded by the coding sequence ATGACGAGAACGGGCACCGCGACATATGACGTCTCCGATTCGACGGGTGGATCGACCGACGAGGATGATCTCGATCTTAAACTCCAGGGTGGCGATGCCGACCGAATCCCTGCCGCGGGAGACTTCGTTCTCGCTTCCGGCGGTTCGTACACACACCAAACACAACTCACGAACGACGGGAGCATCGGTGGCGAGTCGATCAGCCTCGGCGTATCGACGGTGACGACTGGCGAGGGGACGACGGAACCCGACGAGTCGAACACGTCCCCCGCCGACGGGGGCGAACTCGACGACGAACTACAGTTCAGGGCGTCTCTCGAACGGGACGGGACGTTACTCGGCTACTTCTTCGGCAGTAGCACTTCGCTCGCGTCGTACAGCACGGTCGCCACACAACCCGACCAGACGATACAGCTTTCTCCACCACTCGGGTCGGCTCCGGTCGATTTCGTGTTCGAGTTGGAGTATCCGACGGGTTCGACCGCCGCATACGGCGACCGCCTCGCCTTCGACCTCGATCTCACGTTGAATTCGCGCGTTTCCCCGGCCGGGTGGAGCGACGTGGATACGACACGGGTATCGCTACAGGCCGGGGCTGGACAGACGTCCGACCCCACGATAACGACGCTCACACAACAGGAGTACAACTCGATTCGGATGCAGCAGTCGTTCATCGCGCAGGGGCGTATCGGGGGACACGGGTCCGGCGTGAAAGAGCACCGACTGGGTCCAACGATCAACAACCCGAAAAACCGAGCGAACAAGGACTGGCAAAACAACGAGACCCGTCCGTTCACGCTTACGTACGATCCACGGTCCCAAATCGTCACTTACAGCAATCAGGGCACAAACGACTTGACCTACTCACCGCTCGATACCGGGCCGTATACCGACTTACTGATCTATGCTCGCGCACAGTCCGCGGCAACCACACGGTTGAGCAACATGCGCCTCAACGGCGATTCGGTGGGACAGGACATTCAAGTCACGAACGGCGGTTCCGCGATTCGTGTGTCGAACGTTTCGCTCGAAGAAGGGTTCACGCTGGAGGGGGATGCCATCATACAGTGGTCGCGTAAGAAACCGTCGCAGAATAAACAATACTACCGGTTGCGGGTCGGTCGTGTAACTTCGAGGTCAAGGTCGACCGGCAGTAATTCGACCGAAAACAGCCCACAATCGTTGGTTTTCGGGACGCGAAACGGGCCGTATATCGTTCGGTAG
- a CDS encoding signal peptidase I, translating to MRFFRPSRLGWIVIGILLLPIVGQILFTLLPGVGSYVVLSGSMTPSLKPGSVVYTHDSSHYESGDAITFVQNGELITHRIVRKTTDGFVTKGDARTYPDSFVVHRDQIRGEVVLSVPLYGYLVHPVFSRSAYLYAIVLGGVLIGSAGYFFIQME from the coding sequence ATGAGGTTCTTCCGTCCCTCCCGACTCGGTTGGATCGTTATCGGAATCCTCCTACTCCCGATAGTCGGACAGATCCTGTTCACGCTGTTGCCCGGCGTGGGAAGCTATGTCGTCCTGAGCGGCAGTATGACGCCATCGCTCAAGCCCGGGAGCGTGGTTTACACACACGACTCGAGCCACTACGAATCCGGGGATGCGATCACCTTCGTACAGAACGGTGAACTCATCACTCATCGAATCGTTCGGAAGACGACCGATGGATTCGTGACGAAAGGCGATGCTCGAACGTATCCGGATTCCTTCGTCGTCCATCGGGACCAAATTCGTGGCGAAGTCGTCCTATCGGTTCCGCTATACGGCTATCTGGTTCACCCGGTTTTCTCGCGTAGTGCGTATCTCTACGCTATCGTCCTTGGTGGCGTGCTCATCGGTAGTGCAGGGTATTTTTTCATCCAAATGGAGTAG
- a CDS encoding TasA family protein → MEINNRRTKIALALVVIVGGILAGVGTWAFWSDTDSSTGNTVEAGTMDLAINGSANGTTEDFNLINAQPGDQVNHTYALTNEGSTEADHLEIGFNYTENDLRAEPNDSELANELNASETGSLIRVQAMQYENPQGTVLNDITTNVTDTNGNGYVDLQEVNEQTNVLDNLQAPAPNGSSTTYFTLDLEVANDNAAYWTGADTTGNLTGADEDVMADGVDIAVNFTLNQDSSQ, encoded by the coding sequence ATGGAAATAAACAACAGAAGAACCAAAATTGCGCTCGCGTTGGTAGTCATCGTCGGTGGTATTCTCGCTGGTGTCGGTACATGGGCGTTCTGGAGCGACACGGACTCAAGCACGGGGAACACGGTCGAAGCAGGAACGATGGATCTCGCAATTAACGGCAGCGCGAATGGCACAACGGAGGATTTCAACCTGATCAATGCACAACCAGGTGACCAGGTGAATCACACGTACGCGCTGACGAACGAAGGCTCGACGGAGGCGGATCATCTCGAAATCGGCTTCAACTATACGGAAAACGACCTTCGCGCCGAACCGAACGACTCCGAGCTCGCCAACGAGTTGAACGCGTCCGAGACGGGGAGCCTCATTCGCGTTCAGGCGATGCAGTACGAGAACCCGCAGGGGACCGTCCTCAACGACATCACGACCAACGTGACGGACACGAATGGTAACGGGTACGTCGACCTTCAAGAGGTGAACGAACAGACGAACGTGCTCGACAATCTGCAAGCACCCGCTCCGAACGGTTCGAGTACGACGTACTTCACTCTCGACCTCGAAGTCGCAAACGACAACGCTGCGTACTGGACCGGTGCCGATACGACCGGTAATCTGACCGGAGCCGACGAGGACGTGATGGCCGACGGCGTGGACATCGCGGTCAACTTCACGCTCAATCAGGACAGTAGCCAATAA
- a CDS encoding globin-coupled sensor protein has product MNSTGDVFGNSELGKRVDIDAQLDEMGLDMEEIERRKSFLGLDAEDVSRLSALRPTFEANRGTVADQFYENLQEHEETHEILANSTRGIESLKSTQGEYLVTLADATYDEEYVRNRARIGKLHDMLDMPLNHYIGQYSIYYDLIGCLLKERLEDDLEATIREHVSPAATDGGQLAGTTTDVDELVSEVRESAHERFEDMLSVLRVLNLDMQIAADTYVHSHSQQMKEEIERSRTLRESTEEHVLDAHESAADVAESSVEINQLTEEQSENMERIASEVSTQSATVEEIAASANEVEQKSRESQELAEEGKKLGQRAISATESTEDARESMVDDAEELQNAVSEIGDAVRMINDVADQTNLLALNASIEAARAGEAGDGFAVVAEEVKSLAEESKARAAEIEAMGERIENRTESTLDSLGESEASISETVTAVQRTSEKLERIVDSATETAVGMEQITAATDEQASSTQEVATMIDEAAETSARISTEVSSIAETNEQQARTIEELDEIVANLGKEESDIGRI; this is encoded by the coding sequence ATGAACAGCACAGGCGACGTGTTCGGGAACTCCGAACTCGGGAAACGGGTCGATATCGACGCGCAACTCGACGAGATGGGTCTCGATATGGAAGAGATAGAGCGACGGAAGTCGTTTCTCGGCCTCGACGCGGAGGACGTCAGCCGACTGTCCGCCCTCCGCCCGACGTTCGAAGCCAACCGCGGGACGGTGGCCGACCAATTTTACGAGAATTTGCAGGAACACGAGGAGACACACGAAATACTCGCGAACTCCACGCGCGGTATCGAATCGCTAAAATCGACACAGGGGGAGTACCTCGTCACCCTCGCCGACGCGACCTACGACGAGGAGTACGTCCGAAACCGGGCGCGAATCGGAAAGCTCCACGACATGCTGGACATGCCGTTGAACCACTACATCGGTCAGTACAGCATCTACTACGACCTCATCGGGTGTCTGTTGAAAGAGCGACTGGAGGATGACCTCGAAGCGACGATTCGAGAGCACGTCTCGCCCGCGGCGACCGACGGCGGGCAACTCGCCGGGACCACGACCGACGTGGACGAACTCGTCTCCGAGGTCCGGGAGTCGGCACACGAGCGCTTCGAGGACATGCTCTCGGTGCTCCGCGTGCTCAACCTCGACATGCAGATAGCGGCGGACACCTACGTCCACTCGCACAGCCAGCAGATGAAAGAGGAGATAGAGCGCTCGCGCACCCTTCGGGAGTCGACCGAAGAGCACGTTCTCGACGCACACGAGTCCGCCGCCGACGTCGCCGAGAGCTCCGTCGAAATCAACCAACTCACCGAGGAGCAGTCGGAGAACATGGAGCGAATCGCCAGCGAAGTGTCCACCCAGAGCGCCACGGTCGAGGAGATCGCCGCCAGCGCGAACGAAGTGGAACAGAAGAGCCGCGAATCCCAGGAACTCGCCGAGGAGGGGAAGAAACTCGGCCAGCGCGCGATCAGCGCGACCGAATCCACCGAGGACGCCCGCGAGAGCATGGTGGACGACGCGGAGGAACTCCAGAACGCGGTCAGCGAAATCGGCGACGCGGTGCGGATGATAAACGACGTCGCGGACCAGACGAACCTCCTCGCGTTGAACGCCTCCATCGAGGCGGCGCGCGCCGGAGAGGCTGGCGACGGGTTCGCCGTCGTCGCCGAGGAAGTCAAATCGCTCGCCGAGGAGTCGAAGGCTCGGGCCGCCGAAATCGAGGCGATGGGCGAACGCATCGAGAACCGAACCGAGAGCACGCTCGACAGCCTCGGCGAGAGCGAAGCCTCCATCTCCGAAACGGTCACCGCCGTCCAGCGGACCAGTGAAAAGCTCGAACGAATCGTGGACTCGGCCACGGAAACCGCGGTCGGCATGGAGCAGATTACCGCCGCGACGGACGAGCAGGCGTCGAGCACCCAGGAGGTTGCGACCATGATCGACGAGGCGGCGGAGACGTCCGCCCGTATCTCGACCGAGGTGTCGTCCATCGCGGAGACGAACGAGCAACAGGCACGGACCATCGAGGAATTGGACGAAATCGTCGCCAATCTCGGGAAAGAAGAGAGCGATATCGGACGAATCTGA